Proteins from one Hydrogenophaga sp. SL48 genomic window:
- a CDS encoding sensor histidine kinase has protein sequence MTQQHIRLDEYLGQAFDRIPVAMVVVNLQGTITRLNRLAETTFGYLSEELLGRPVEVLVPERYRHAHPGYRKGFQAEATARPMGAGRDLSGLRKDGSEFPVEIGINPVETGEGPMILSVILDLSERKQSERRIHEALREKELLLEEVHHRVKNNMQVIHSLLDLQVLKISDPDLVTMLRDSQNRIRSMSMIHQTLYQSHDFAQVDFQQFLGELLPTLMDSYGMVSGHVAMEVSANNVKLPINEAIPCGLIVNELVSNALKHGFRGHRRGAIRVGLQQETNGDVELSISNDGIEIPPDQNLERNGSLGLQLVQLLTRQLQGTLEIQRANPTCFTLRFSLGRHA, from the coding sequence ATGACCCAACAACATATTCGGCTGGATGAGTATCTGGGGCAAGCGTTCGACCGGATTCCTGTCGCCATGGTGGTCGTCAACCTGCAAGGCACGATCACCCGCCTCAATCGGCTGGCCGAGACCACCTTCGGCTACCTGAGCGAGGAGCTGCTGGGCCGACCGGTGGAAGTGCTTGTGCCCGAGCGCTACCGCCATGCGCATCCGGGCTATCGCAAGGGGTTCCAGGCCGAAGCCACTGCGCGACCGATGGGCGCAGGACGCGACTTGAGCGGCCTGCGCAAGGACGGCAGCGAGTTCCCGGTGGAGATCGGCATCAACCCGGTCGAGACCGGCGAGGGGCCGATGATCCTGTCGGTGATTCTGGATCTGAGCGAGCGCAAGCAGAGCGAGCGGCGCATCCACGAGGCGCTGCGCGAGAAGGAGTTGTTGCTCGAAGAGGTGCACCACCGCGTCAAGAACAACATGCAAGTGATCCACAGTCTGCTTGATCTGCAGGTGCTCAAGATCAGCGACCCGGATTTGGTGACGATGCTGCGTGACAGCCAGAACCGCATCCGGTCGATGTCCATGATCCACCAGACGCTGTACCAGTCGCACGACTTTGCGCAGGTCGACTTCCAACAGTTCCTGGGCGAGTTGTTGCCCACCCTGATGGACTCTTACGGCATGGTGAGTGGGCATGTGGCCATGGAAGTGTCGGCCAACAACGTCAAGTTGCCCATCAACGAAGCCATTCCCTGCGGCCTGATCGTCAACGAACTGGTGAGCAACGCGCTCAAACACGGCTTCCGGGGCCATCGGCGCGGCGCCATCCGGGTGGGGCTCCAGCAGGAAACCAATGGCGACGTCGAACTGTCGATCAGCAACGACGGGATCGAAATTCCACCGGACCAGAACCTGGAACGCAATGGTTCTCTCGGTCTGCAACTGGTGCAGTTGCTGACCCGCCAGCTGCAAGGCACACTGGAAATTCAGCGAGCCAACCCGACCTGCTTCACCCTGCGATTTTCCCTAGGACGTCATGCATGA
- a CDS encoding sensor histidine kinase, translating into MNNPARILVVEDESIVAFNLQQRLSKLGYDVPAIAVSGQESFDLVEETLPDLVLMDIHIQGDMDGIDVAARLRETHAIPVIYLTAYSEDSTLERARKTRPYGYLLKPFSERELHATIQMAFERHKLEIELIDSQRQLQQALDAASLGVLELDKASTAITTSPRSADLIGWSPDQPHTLADLLARVDASDRAAITSKLQESLSALQHFSEEFRVLVEGLPPRWVKIDAGHASGQRMTGVVQDISERKNNEIRLKMLNEGLEHLVAERTSELNLSLKELEAFSYSVAHDLRSPVRAIVGFSRELIGQHETELGSDGLDLATRITTAGQRMGALIDALLHMSRLSQVPMQLRVVNISAFATDIAAQLMDAAPQRVAQVNVSPNLEAMADPALVHSLLDNLISNAWKFCARSDITRIDVGAKTLNGETVFFVRDNGCGFDMASANRLFGPFQRLHREDDYAGTGIGLTIVQRIVMRHGGRVWAYSEPGKGAAFHFTLSA; encoded by the coding sequence ATGAACAATCCTGCCCGCATCCTTGTTGTGGAGGACGAAAGCATCGTCGCCTTCAATCTGCAGCAGCGCCTGTCGAAGCTGGGCTACGACGTGCCGGCCATCGCCGTCTCCGGCCAGGAGAGTTTTGATCTGGTGGAAGAAACACTGCCCGACCTGGTGCTGATGGACATCCACATCCAGGGCGACATGGACGGCATCGATGTGGCCGCCCGGCTGCGTGAGACCCACGCGATCCCGGTCATCTACCTCACCGCGTATTCGGAAGACTCGACCCTGGAGCGCGCCCGAAAGACCCGCCCCTATGGCTACCTGCTCAAGCCGTTTTCCGAGCGCGAGCTGCATGCCACGATCCAGATGGCGTTCGAGCGCCACAAGCTGGAAATTGAGCTAATCGACAGCCAGCGTCAGCTGCAGCAGGCGCTGGACGCCGCCAGCCTGGGTGTGCTGGAGCTCGACAAGGCCAGCACCGCCATCACCACATCGCCCCGCTCTGCCGATCTGATCGGCTGGTCACCAGACCAGCCCCACACACTGGCCGACCTGCTTGCTCGGGTGGACGCGAGCGACCGCGCCGCCATCACCAGCAAACTGCAAGAGAGCCTGAGCGCCCTCCAACACTTCAGCGAAGAGTTCCGGGTCCTGGTCGAGGGCCTGCCGCCGCGCTGGGTCAAGATCGATGCCGGCCACGCTTCGGGCCAACGCATGACCGGTGTGGTGCAGGACATCTCGGAGCGCAAGAACAACGAGATCCGGCTCAAGATGCTCAACGAAGGCCTGGAGCACTTGGTGGCGGAGCGCACCTCTGAGCTGAACCTCAGCCTCAAAGAGCTGGAGGCCTTCAGCTATTCGGTGGCACACGACCTGCGTTCACCCGTTCGCGCCATCGTGGGGTTCAGCCGTGAGCTGATCGGCCAGCACGAAACAGAGCTGGGGTCCGACGGCCTCGACCTGGCCACCAGGATCACCACCGCGGGTCAGCGCATGGGCGCCCTGATCGATGCACTGCTGCACATGTCGCGGTTGAGCCAGGTGCCGATGCAACTGCGGGTCGTCAACATCAGCGCCTTCGCGACCGACATCGCCGCCCAGCTGATGGACGCCGCCCCTCAAAGGGTGGCGCAGGTGAACGTCTCGCCCAACCTGGAGGCCATGGCAGACCCGGCGCTTGTGCACAGCCTGCTCGACAACCTGATCAGCAATGCCTGGAAGTTCTGCGCGCGCAGCGACATCACGCGGATCGACGTGGGCGCCAAGACCCTCAACGGCGAAACCGTCTTCTTCGTGCGGGACAACGGCTGCGGTTTCGACATGGCGTCGGCCAACCGCCTGTTCGGCCCGTTTCAGCGCCTGCACCGCGAAGACGACTACGCCGGCACCGGCATCGGTCTGACCATCGTGCAACGCATCGTCATGCGCCACGGCGGCCGGGTCTGGGCCTATTCAGAGCCTGGCAAGGGTGCGGCATTCCACTTCACCTTGAGCGCTTGA
- a CDS encoding gamma carbonic anhydrase family protein, which yields MALYALDDLIPQIAPSAWVADNAQVIGDVSVGDDASVWFGATVRGDSARIVIGAGSNIQDGSVLHADEGLPLTIGDNVTVGHQVMLHGCTVGDESLIGIGAIVLNGAKIGKNCLVGAGSLVTEGKQFPDGSMLMGSPAKVVRQLTPEQIEGLRQSAKHYTENAARYRQGLKKLA from the coding sequence ATGGCCCTTTACGCACTCGATGACCTGATCCCCCAAATCGCCCCTTCGGCCTGGGTAGCCGACAACGCGCAGGTGATCGGCGACGTGAGCGTGGGCGATGACGCGAGCGTGTGGTTCGGCGCCACGGTGCGCGGCGACTCGGCCCGCATCGTGATCGGCGCGGGCAGCAACATCCAGGACGGCAGCGTGCTGCACGCCGACGAGGGCCTGCCGCTGACCATCGGCGACAACGTGACCGTGGGCCACCAGGTGATGCTGCACGGCTGCACCGTGGGCGACGAATCGCTGATCGGCATCGGCGCCATCGTGCTCAACGGCGCGAAGATCGGAAAGAACTGCCTGGTGGGCGCCGGTTCGCTGGTGACCGAAGGCAAACAATTCCCCGATGGCTCCATGCTCATGGGCAGCCCGGCCAAGGTGGTGCGCCAGCTCACGCCCGAGCAGATCGAGGGCCTGCGCCAGAGCGCGAAGCACTACACCGAGAACGCCGCGCGCTACCGCCAGGGCTTGAAAAAACTCGCCTGA
- a CDS encoding ferritin-like domain-containing protein: MPTTAPPQPTLRELALTALCLSDPVAKAEAAHALWSRWSELPDDATRCRAIAPEAPLSPPEGVALPGRPASPALVPPMSVPHRSPFTTEGLAALLHAISHIEFNAINLALDAVWRFHGMPPDFYSDWLRVADEEATHFGLLLAHLRSLGFDYGDFPAHDGLWEMCVKTQHDVTARMALVPRTLEARGLDATPLIQARLRKVGTPAALRTVEILDVILRDEIGHVAIGNRWYGWLCGQQGLEPVAHYRALARTHNAPRLKPPFHLDARRSAGFTQQEIDDLLGA; this comes from the coding sequence ATGCCCACCACCGCCCCACCCCAGCCCACGCTGCGCGAACTGGCCCTGACCGCGCTGTGCCTGAGCGACCCCGTGGCCAAGGCCGAGGCGGCCCATGCGCTGTGGTCCCGCTGGAGCGAGCTGCCCGACGACGCGACGCGTTGCCGGGCCATCGCCCCCGAAGCGCCCCTCTCGCCGCCGGAGGGTGTGGCCCTGCCCGGCCGACCGGCGAGCCCCGCGCTCGTGCCGCCCATGTCGGTGCCGCACCGGTCGCCCTTCACCACCGAAGGCCTGGCCGCGCTGCTGCACGCCATCTCCCACATCGAGTTCAACGCGATCAACCTCGCGCTGGACGCGGTCTGGCGCTTCCACGGCATGCCGCCCGATTTCTACAGCGACTGGCTGCGCGTGGCCGACGAAGAAGCCACGCATTTCGGTCTGCTGCTTGCTCACCTGCGGAGCCTGGGCTTTGACTACGGCGACTTTCCCGCGCACGACGGCCTGTGGGAGATGTGCGTGAAGACGCAGCACGACGTCACCGCCCGCATGGCACTGGTGCCGCGCACGCTGGAGGCGCGTGGGCTGGACGCCACGCCGCTGATCCAGGCGCGGTTGCGCAAGGTGGGAACCCCGGCCGCGCTGCGCACCGTGGAGATCCTCGATGTGATCCTCCGCGACGAGATCGGCCACGTGGCGATCGGCAACCGCTGGTACGGCTGGCTGTGCGGGCAGCAGGGTCTGGAGCCAGTGGCGCATTACCGCGCGCTGGCGCGCACGCACAACGCACCCCGCCTGAAGCCCCCCTTCCATCTCGACGCAAGGCGCTCGGCCGGTTTCACCCAGCAAGAGATCGACGATCTGCTCGGTGCCTGA
- a CDS encoding DUF3297 family protein, translating to MNDITSRPTLPDRLAIDARSPYHVAAVFQHDIGIRFNDKERFDVAEYCISEGWVKVPSAKTLDRKGQPLLIQLKGRVEVFYK from the coding sequence ATGAACGACATCACCTCCCGCCCCACCCTCCCCGACCGCCTCGCCATCGACGCCCGCAGCCCTTACCACGTGGCTGCCGTGTTCCAGCACGACATCGGCATCCGCTTCAACGACAAGGAGCGTTTCGATGTCGCCGAGTACTGCATCAGCGAAGGCTGGGTGAAAGTGCCCTCTGCCAAGACCCTGGACCGCAAGGGTCAGCCGCTGCTGATCCAGCTCAAGGGCCGGGTCGAGGTGTTCTACAAATAA
- the dbpA gene encoding ATP-dependent RNA helicase DbpA codes for MTTVSPNAFPTAASATDFSQLPLTPATLDNLKQLGYLSMTPIQAACLPQALLGKDLIAQAKTGSGKTAAFALTLLANLNPRRFAVQTLVLCPTRELADQVTTEIRRLARAEDNIKVVTLCGGVPLRGQLATLEHGAHIVVGTPGRIMDHLERQSLQLDALNTLVLDEADRMLDMGFFDDIVKVARQCPKERQTLLFSATYPEGIAKLSAQFMREPLTIKVEAQHSGGQIEQRWYEVKDAERLHAVSQLLLHFRPASTLAFCNTKAQCRDLVAVLQAQGFSALALFGELEQRERDQVLVRFANKSCSVLVATDVAARGLDIASLAAVINVDVTPDAEVHVHRIGRTGRAGESGLALNLASLNEMGYVGKIEQMQGRESDWHALSELQPTSQEPLVPPMATLHIQGGRKEKIRPGDVLGALTADLGYTREQVGKINVNDWSTYVAVDRDIAEQVASRLNDGRIKGKSVKVRVLND; via the coding sequence ATGACCACTGTTTCTCCGAACGCCTTCCCCACCGCGGCATCCGCCACCGATTTCAGCCAGTTGCCCCTGACGCCAGCCACGCTGGACAACCTGAAACAGCTCGGCTACCTGAGCATGACGCCGATCCAGGCGGCCTGCCTGCCCCAGGCGCTGCTGGGCAAAGACCTGATCGCCCAGGCCAAGACCGGCAGCGGCAAAACCGCCGCCTTCGCCCTCACCCTGCTGGCCAACCTGAACCCGCGCCGTTTCGCCGTGCAGACGCTGGTGCTCTGCCCCACGCGCGAGCTCGCCGACCAGGTGACCACCGAGATCCGCCGCCTCGCGCGCGCCGAAGACAACATCAAGGTCGTCACGCTCTGCGGCGGTGTGCCGCTGCGCGGCCAGCTGGCCACGCTGGAGCACGGCGCGCACATCGTGGTCGGCACGCCCGGCCGCATCATGGACCACCTGGAGCGCCAGAGCCTGCAGCTCGACGCGCTCAACACCCTGGTGCTCGACGAGGCCGACCGCATGCTCGACATGGGCTTCTTCGACGACATCGTGAAGGTCGCGCGCCAGTGCCCGAAAGAGCGCCAGACCCTGCTGTTTTCGGCCACCTACCCGGAGGGCATCGCCAAGCTCAGCGCCCAGTTCATGCGCGAACCGCTCACCATCAAGGTCGAGGCGCAACACAGCGGCGGCCAGATCGAGCAGCGCTGGTACGAAGTGAAAGACGCCGAGCGCCTGCACGCGGTGAGCCAGTTGCTGCTGCACTTCCGCCCGGCGAGCACGCTGGCCTTCTGCAACACCAAAGCCCAGTGCCGCGACCTCGTGGCCGTGCTGCAGGCGCAGGGCTTCAGCGCGCTCGCCCTGTTCGGCGAGCTGGAGCAGCGCGAGCGCGACCAGGTGCTGGTGCGCTTTGCCAACAAGAGCTGTTCGGTGCTGGTCGCGACCGACGTGGCCGCGCGCGGGCTCGACATCGCCAGCCTCGCCGCCGTGATCAACGTGGACGTGACGCCCGACGCCGAGGTGCACGTGCACCGCATCGGCCGCACCGGGCGCGCCGGCGAGAGCGGCCTGGCGCTCAATCTGGCCAGCCTGAACGAGATGGGGTACGTCGGCAAGATCGAGCAGATGCAGGGTCGCGAGTCCGACTGGCACGCCTTAAGCGAACTCCAGCCCACCAGCCAGGAGCCGCTCGTGCCACCCATGGCCACGCTGCACATCCAGGGCGGGCGAAAGGAAAAAATCCGCCCCGGCGACGTGCTGGGCGCACTCACCGCCGACTTGGGCTACACCCGCGAGCAGGTGGGCAAGATCAACGTCAACGACTGGTCCACCTACGTGGCGGTGGACCGCGACATCGCCGAGCAGGTCGCGAGCCGGCTCAACGACGGGCGCATCAAAGGCAAGAGCGTGAAGGTGCGTGTGCTGAACGACTGA
- a CDS encoding DUF1439 domain-containing protein has translation MQRRRLVTTGLLLGSGLSLAQTSLPPLASGSDSPTTAPPRFTVPLDLLQSEVAKRYPMRYPVAGLVNLDLNAPRLSLLPEQNRLRAVMPVTAAGAALPRTQQGSFTVDFALRYEHADRSLRAHQLKVYRFRFPDLAPEAVEMLNTYAPPLAEQSLREVVLYQLQPKETAMADLLGLRPGRITVTVQGLAVELVTQPL, from the coding sequence ATGCAACGCCGACGCCTCGTCACCACCGGTCTGCTGCTGGGTTCGGGCCTGAGCCTTGCCCAGACCAGCCTGCCACCGCTGGCGTCGGGCAGCGACAGCCCCACCACGGCCCCACCCCGCTTCACCGTGCCGCTGGACCTGTTGCAAAGCGAGGTGGCCAAGCGCTACCCGATGCGCTACCCGGTGGCCGGGCTGGTGAACCTGGACCTGAACGCCCCGCGCCTGAGCCTGCTGCCCGAGCAGAACCGCCTGCGCGCCGTGATGCCGGTGACCGCTGCGGGCGCCGCATTGCCGCGCACCCAGCAAGGTTCGTTCACCGTCGATTTCGCGCTGCGTTACGAGCACGCCGACCGCAGCCTGCGCGCGCACCAGCTCAAGGTCTACCGCTTCCGGTTTCCCGATCTGGCACCCGAGGCGGTGGAGATGCTCAACACCTACGCGCCGCCGCTAGCCGAGCAGTCCTTGCGCGAAGTGGTGCTCTACCAGTTGCAACCCAAGGAGACGGCGATGGCCGATCTGCTGGGCTTGCGGCCAGGCCGCATCACCGTGACCGTGCAAGGCCTGGCCGTCGAGCTGGTCACGCAACCGTTGTAG
- a CDS encoding PA4780 family RIO1-like protein kinase, giving the protein MKAPPRLQALIEEGLIDTVVRQLMSGKEAMVFVVRCGDETRCAKIYKEANNRSFRQAVDYTENRKVKNSRQARAMAKGTKFGREAQEAAWQSAEVDALYRLAAAGVRVPQPYNFCDGVLLMELVTDTHGDAAPRLNDVRFSPEQARQHHATLVAEVVRMLCAGVVHGDLSEFNILLAHTDNGDGEVDGADVPVIIDLPQAVDAAGNNHAPRMLLRDVANLRDFFGQFAPELRATQYGPEIWSLYQSGLLSNDTRLTGRYTPTHADVDLASVMREIDDARDEDAARRLRLAQ; this is encoded by the coding sequence ATGAAGGCACCACCCCGACTGCAAGCACTGATCGAAGAAGGCCTGATCGACACGGTGGTGCGCCAGCTCATGAGCGGCAAGGAGGCCATGGTGTTCGTGGTTCGCTGTGGCGATGAAACCCGCTGCGCCAAGATCTACAAAGAGGCCAACAACCGCAGCTTTCGCCAGGCGGTGGACTACACCGAAAACCGCAAGGTCAAGAACTCGCGCCAGGCCCGTGCCATGGCCAAGGGCACGAAGTTTGGCCGCGAAGCGCAGGAGGCCGCATGGCAAAGCGCCGAGGTGGACGCGCTCTACCGCCTGGCCGCCGCCGGTGTGCGCGTGCCGCAGCCCTACAACTTCTGCGACGGCGTGCTGCTGATGGAACTGGTGACCGACACCCACGGCGATGCCGCCCCACGCCTGAACGATGTGCGCTTCTCGCCGGAGCAGGCGCGCCAGCACCATGCCACCCTGGTGGCTGAGGTGGTGCGCATGTTGTGCGCGGGCGTGGTGCACGGCGACCTGTCGGAATTCAACATCCTGCTGGCGCACACGGACAACGGCGATGGCGAGGTGGACGGCGCGGACGTCCCCGTGATCATCGACCTGCCGCAGGCGGTGGACGCCGCCGGCAACAACCACGCGCCGCGCATGCTGCTGCGCGACGTGGCCAACCTGCGCGACTTCTTCGGCCAGTTCGCGCCAGAGCTGCGTGCCACGCAGTACGGACCCGAGATCTGGAGCCTTTACCAGAGCGGGTTGCTGAGCAACGACACACGGCTCACCGGCCGCTACACGCCGACCCATGCCGATGTGGACCTGGCCAGCGTGATGCGCGAAATCGACGACGCGCGCGATGAAGACGCCGCAAGGCGACTGCGTTTGGCGCAGTGA